One stretch of Archocentrus centrarchus isolate MPI-CPG fArcCen1 chromosome 5, fArcCen1, whole genome shotgun sequence DNA includes these proteins:
- the dram2b gene encoding DNA damage-regulated autophagy modulator protein 2b — MWWFQQGLCFLPAALVIWTAASFIFAYITAVVLRHVDPFVPYISDTGTMAPERCVFGIMLDVSAFLGIATMYVRYKQVEGLLGEDDFKLLRLNCIGLWLGWTSSFGMCVVANFQKTTLFYMHLVGAILTFGFGALYIIVQTLLSYYMHPHIHSRTVYLARLGIGAWTLGSIISMFISSVIMYTSLIGVDVPRKLHWTPGETGYTAHIVSTVSEWFLAFSFISFFLTYIRDFQKITLRAEVDLQSSHLYDSTHRRIAASHHNKRAPSEASPLLAGAT; from the exons ATGTGGTGGTTCCAGCAGGGTCTGTGCTTCCTGCCCGCTGCTCTGGTCATCTGGACGGCCGCGTCCTTCATCTTTGCTTACATCACAGCGGTGGTGTTGAGACACGTGGATCCTTTTGTGCCGTACATCAG TGACACAGGAACGATGGCGCCAGAGAGGTGTGTGTTTGGCATCATGTTGGACGTGTCTGCCTTTttag GAATAGCCACGATGTACGTGCGTTACAAACAGGTGGAGGGTCTGTTGGGTGAGGACGACTTCAAACTCCTCAGGCTGAACTGCATCGGGCTCTGGCTGGGCTGGACCAGCTCCTTCGGCATGTGCGTGGTGGCAAACTTCCAG AAGACGACGCTGTTCTACATGCACCTCGTGGGGGCAATTCTCACCTTTGGGTTCGGGGCTCTTTACATCATCGTTCAGACGCTGCTCTCGTACTACATGCACCCTCACATCCACAGCAGGACCGTCTACCTGGCGCGCCTCGGTATCGGGGCCTGGACCTTGGGCAGCATCATCAGCA TGTTTATATCTTCAGTCATCATGTACACCAGTCTGATTGGAGTGGACGTTCCTCGCAAACTCCACTGGACTCCCGGCGAGACG GGTTACACGGCTCACATTGTCAGCACAGTGTCAGAGTGGTTTCTGGCCTTCTCCTTCATCAGCTTCTTCTTAACCTACATCAGAGATTTTCAG aaaataaCTCTGCGAGCAGAAGTCGACCTGCAGAGCAGCCACCTGTATGACTCGACTCACAGACGCATCGCTGCGTCACATCACAACAAGCGTGCACCTTCTGAAGCGTCTCCACTGCTGGCGGGAGCAACATGA
- the c5h6orf89 gene encoding bombesin receptor-activated protein C6orf89 homolog, which produces MGTTMSEPCIYDKLSESIDILRQSGYRYGMSEREIERFIKQVLETNEPRRDPPQFPILRATIKFVVAVGFLLVVVLAFTYPQNAPQLGLVNLGCYNWSSPLSHVRLLSLPIAKKYNLQGFHEWWSAGSLRHSLVNCSGCAEISSVLEVPESLRGTVTLRRGPQLVLLKGGESLSVQRQQLEELYLAHSGSMSILLEEDDDLHNHNLGLPQGPANFTLLWRFSSGTREKVLRWLFPKAELCPLLDSAGTILQRCLVTHSTNSQSKGVRVLGWLVVGEGLPTVRVLPVQRCQKHCSSFNLWLTPGDMVYADPRYWQMELFPGRGQNIICDGSTF; this is translated from the exons ATGGGAACAACGATGAGCGAGCCGTGTATTTACGATAAACTGTCCGAGAGCATTGACATCCTCCGTCAGTCGGGCTACCGCTACGGCATGTCGGAGAGGGAGATCGAGAGGTTCATCAAGCAGGTCTTGGAAACCAACGAGCCCAGAAGAGATCCACCACAGTTCCCCATCCTGAGAGCCACCATCAAG tttgtggtggctgtgggcttcctgctggtggtggtgctggCCTTCACTTACCCCCAGAACGCCCCTCAGCTGGGTCTGGTCAATCTGGGCTGCTACAACTGGTCGTCCCCTCTCAGCCACGTCCGCCTGCTCTCCCTACCCATCGCCAAGAAGTACAACCTGCAAG gttTTCATGAGTGGTGGAGTGCCGGCTCTCTCAGACACAGTCTGGTCAACTGTTCGGGATGTGCGGAGATTTCCTCGGTGCTGGAAGTCCCCGAGAGCCTCAGAGGGACTGTGACTCTGCGACGGGGGCCTCAGCTTGTCCTGCTGAAG GGCGGGGAGTCCCTGAGCGTCCAGCGGCAGCAGCTCGAGGAGCTCTATTTGGCCCATTCGGGCTCCATGTCCATTCTGCTGGAGGAGGACGATGACCTGCACAACCACAACCTCGGCCTCCCTCAGGGACCTGCCAACTTCACGCTGCTCTG GAGGTTCAGCTCTGGGACCCGGGAGAAAGTATTGAGGTGGCTCTTTCCAAAGGCTGAGCtgtgccccctgctggacagcgCCGGGACCATCCTGCAGCGCTGCCTGGTCACCCACAGCACAAACTCTCAGAGCAAG GGTGTCAGGGTGCTGGGCTGGCTGGTGGTGGGTGAGGGGCTGCCAACAGTTCGAGTTCTGCCTGTTCAGCGCTGCCAGAAACACTGCAGCTCCTTCAACCTGTGGCTGACACCTGGAGACATGG TATACGCTGACCCTCGGTACTGGCAGATGGAGCTCTTCCCCGGCCGAGGCCAGAACATCATCTGCGATGGGTCGACCTTTTAA